The bacterium DNA window GACGCTGCAATTCGCGGTGATGTATGTTCCCGCGGAAGGCGTCTATTACGAACTGCTATCGAATCCCGAATTGATGGAGCACGCGCGGAATCGCGGCGTGTTCCCCACGTCGCCGACGTCGTTTTGGGCCTTATTGCAGGTCACCGTCATCGGATTCAAGGGGATGAAGATTTCCGAAGGCGCGCGGCGCATTGCGGGTTTGCTCAAGGGGTTGGGGGATGATCTTGGCAAAGTGCGGACGAGCTTTGACAAAGCCGCCAATCAAGTCAAGTTCGCTCACGACAACATGACGGCGGCGAATCGCGATTTGGAGCGTTTTGACAACAAGCTCAAGACAATCCACGGCGAAGGTGATGCCGAGGGAATTGCTCCGGGCGAAATGCCGCAACTGCCGTCGGGCGAAAGGACTTTATGGGAACCGTAAGGCGAACCCGACCGATTCCTGACCCGCATCAGTACGAGCTCTTTGGCAAGGCCGTGGAAGTCCTCGCAACGACGGCCTCAGCGGCTGGAACGCCGCCGCCTGTTCAAAGCGGGCGGCGCGGCCCGCGGCATAACCCGCGCGGGCTTGTTTACGATCTGCAACAGTGCTTTGATATCATTAATGACGTGATGTTCAAGCACGAACTGCGTCCGCCGGTCATTCGGTGGAGCCGCAACCGTTGGCGCTATACACTCGGCCTGTGCGATATTCAGCGGCGCGTGATCACGATGAATTCCGCGCTCGACGATGCACGCATTCCTGAGATGGTGGTCGCGGGAGTGATGCATCACGAGATGCTGCATCTGTATTTTGGCATCACCGAAGGACCGAAAGGTGGACGGCGCTTTCACACGCCTGAGTTTCGCGCGGCGGAACGTCTGTTTCCGGCGTATACTGCGGTCGAAGAGTGGCTGCGAGATCATTGGCCGCTGCGTGGTCGTCCCGCGCGCAAGCCGCGACCGGTGACCAGCGGTTTCTTAGCCTACCTGGCGATGATGCACGGGTCAGCGCCTACGGCGTAGGCGATTCGTAGATCGCGGAGTTGCGATCCACGCTCCACTCGTCACCGGGCACGCCATTCAGCGTAAACGACGCGAACAGCGTAACGGACCGGTCGAGCGACAAGGTCACGGAGCAGTACTTTGCCAGCGACAGGTTGAGTGCCTTTTCGACATCAGCGGACGTCAGTTCCGGCCCGTCTATCTGGGCATGGAAGTGAAGCGACAGAATTCGCCGAGGGTGAGTTTCGGCGCGCGTGGCCTCGACCTCCATGTCGAACCTCGTAAACGATTTGCGGCTCTTGCCCAGAATATGAACGACATCCATGCTGACGCACCCGCCTGCGGCGATGGCCAGCATTTCGATTGGCGATGTGGCCGCATTTCCGCCCCCCGAAACCGGGCCGGCGTCCAGCGGGAGCCAATGGTTGGAATCGGCTTTGGCAAGGAAGGCCATCTGACCAGTGTGCCGCAGCAGAGCTTTCACGGGAACCTCCATTAGACATAACGTGTATCATAAGGTGTCAAAAATCATTGGGATTCGCAACCGCATGTTGAGACTTGCACCACTAGTATTCGCAATAATTGCTTGGAGTTGTGCCTCGCCCGGCTGGGCTCAAGAGGACGACGGCGGCCCTGTCTCGCCAGGCGTGCCGGTTCGTGCCTTGTGGAGTACCTCGGCGATCGCGGCTGGCGGATCATCAGAATTGGGACTTCTTTTTGCGGTCCCCGCGAGACATCATATTACGGACGTTGAGTTTGGTCTGTTCTTTGTCGCGGTTGCGGACACGCTGGGTCTGGATTTTGGCGAGCCGGTCTTTCCGAAAGGCGAGCCCTTTGAGGATGAGCGTTGCTACCGTGGCGATGTGCTGGTCAGGGTTCCCGTCACGGCGGCCGCGGACGCGACGGTCGGGACGTTCAGCATTCCGGTGAACATCGGTTACCAGATGTGTCAGGAGTTTGGCGAGGGCGTCTGTTTCCTGCCGGAAACCAAGACGGTGACGGCGAAGACGGACGTGCTGGTCGCAGGCAGTGAAGTTGTGGCGGCCAACGACCGAGTGTTCTTCGGCGGCGGCGAGACTGCTGTTGAGGAACCCAAGGGCATCGAAGCGCGGCTGATGGCGGCGCTGGCCAAGGGCTCGTGGACGGCATTTCTGGTCGCTTTTATTGGTGGTATTCTGGCCAGTTTCACGCCCT harbors:
- a CDS encoding SprT-like domain-containing protein; the protein is MGTVRRTRPIPDPHQYELFGKAVEVLATTASAAGTPPPVQSGRRGPRHNPRGLVYDLQQCFDIINDVMFKHELRPPVIRWSRNRWRYTLGLCDIQRRVITMNSALDDARIPEMVVAGVMHHEMLHLYFGITEGPKGGRRFHTPEFRAAERLFPAYTAVEEWLRDHWPLRGRPARKPRPVTSGFLAYLAMMHGSAPTA
- a CDS encoding OsmC family protein yields the protein MKALLRHTGQMAFLAKADSNHWLPLDAGPVSGGGNAATSPIEMLAIAAGGCVSMDVVHILGKSRKSFTRFDMEVEATRAETHPRRILSLHFHAQIDGPELTSADVEKALNLSLAKYCSVTLSLDRSVTLFASFTLNGVPGDEWSVDRNSAIYESPTP